The following coding sequences are from one Neurospora crassa OR74A linkage group I, whole genome shotgun sequence window:
- a CDS encoding cytochrome c oxidase-assembly factor cox-16, translating to MTFQSKKFPSTANTNTFAAKYRAMMKKHPFLLFGLPFMSVIVAGSFILTPAAAIRYEKYDRKVRQVSREEELGLGQRKRRVDIREEYYRLAAKDLDNWEQKRVERLKGESDGLL from the exons ATGACGTTCCAAAGCAAAAAGTTTCCCTCGACGGCGAACACCAACACCTTCGCCGCCAAATACCGTGCAATGATGAAGAAGcaccccttccttctctttggTCTTCCCTTCATGTCGGTTATTGTTGCCGGCTCCTTCATCCTTACCCCTGCCGCCGCAATTCGCTACGAGAAGTACGACCGGAAGGTCCGACAGGTGTCGCGTGAAGAGGAGTTGGGTCTGGGTCAGAGGAAGCGCAGGGTGGACATTCGGGAGGAGTACTAC AGACTGGCGGCGAAGGATCTCGACAACTGGGAACAAAAGCGTGTCGAACGCCTGAAGGGAGAGTCCGATGGTCTGCTTTGA
- the gh35-1 gene encoding beta-galactosidase, with protein MRPLSVLLAVSAAAGLGHAETLKPQTLLQDIVTFDNSSLFIKGERLMIFSGEVHPFRLPVPSLWLDIFQKVKALGLNTVSFYLDWALLEGEPGIFRGEGIFDYSAFFEAAKEAGMYLIARPGPYINAEASGGGFPGWLQRIKGHLRTADPEYLAATDNYVANVDKLIAKYQITNGGPIILYQPENEYTGAASGVKFPDPDYMQYVIDQARNAGIVLPMMSNDASWTGGHNLPGSGKGEVDIYGHDGYPLGFDCKNPTTWPLGNLITQYRAQHLKFSPSTPYTVPEFQGGSFDPWGGYGFDQCEQLINHEQVRVFYKNMFASGVTIFNLYMIFGGTNWGNLGHPGGYTSYDYAAAIAEDRTVSREKYSELKLEANFLKVSPGYLTATPDTSNRTGIYSPNTDITVTALVNYTPEGGSFYVVRHTDYQTLASTPYTLSLPTSAGNLSIPILGGFLTLSRRDSKIHVADYSVDDHKLIYSTAEIFTWKKFSDRTVLVVYGGEGETHELAIADEVKWTSTGPPVQVKTVKKDDKKSFTVVQWKTNSERRIFKAGNLHIYILDRNTAYHYWAPQIANSLSSLIVNGGYLIRSASINGTSLSLQADFNTTTTLEVIGVPLGVSELQINGETTEYRVDSEGNYIVEIDHEAPSFSLPDLSTAKWYYIDSLPEIQPDYDDSAWPSANLKSTNNTYVGPLKTPVSLYASDYGFHTGALLFRGHFTATGAETKLFISTIGGSAFGSSVWLNSSFVGSWPGSGAASVHNDTYDLPSPLVAGQHYVFTVLIDNMGLDEDWTVGDDSMKFPRGILDYSLTSNTNTTLPKSSITWKLTGNLGGEQYRDKARGPLNEGGLFIERQGYHLPSPPSSSFSSSNASTPFTGLSSSGVAFYTTSFLLSIPSSQYDIPLRLVFDNSTSLESGQEYRAWLYVNGFQYGRYVGHIGPQSSFPVPEGILNYQGENWVGLAVWATGKKGAQVPGLRVEAGTPVRTGRKEVEVVNAGGWKKRTGAY; from the exons ATGAGGCCGCTCTCCGTCCTGTTGGCCGTGTCTGCAGCGGCAGGTTTGGGACACGCCGAGACCTTGAAGCCGCAGACACTTCTTCAGGATATCGTCACGTTCGATAACTCTTCGCTATTTATCAAAGGTGAGCGGTTGATGATCTTCAGCGGCGAGGTCCATCCTTTTCGCTTGCCTGTTCCGTCACTATGGCTGGATATCTTCCAGAAGGTCAAGGCTCTCGGCCTCAATACCGTCTCATTCTATCTCGACTGGGCATTACTGGAGGGAGAACCGGGAATCTTCCGTGGTGAAGGTATCTTTGACTATTCGGCATTTTTCGAGGCGGCCAAGGAGGCGGGCATGTACCTAATCGCGAGACCTGGACCTTACATCA ATGCCGAGGCGTCTGGAGGCGGCTTTCCAGGCTGGCTCCAAAGAATCAAAGGACACTTGAGGACTGCAGACCCAGAGTACCTCGCTGCTACCGACAA CTACGTCGCGAACGTCGACAAGCTCATAGCCAAGTACCAGATAACCAACGGTGGCCCCATCATCTTGTACCAACCCGAGAACGAGTATACCGGTGCCGCTTCAGGCGTTAAATTTCCGGATCCTGACTACATGCAATATGTGATTGATCAGGCGCGAAACGCCGGTATTGTGCTCCCTATGATGAGCAACGATGCTTCATGGACTGGGGGTCACAATCTACCTGGCTCGGGAAAAGGCGAGGTTGATATTTACG GGCACGATGGCTATCCCTTGGGTTTCGACTGCAAAAATCCCACAACATGGCCTTTGGGTAACTTGATTACGCAGTACCGTGCCCAGCACCTGAAATTTAGCCCTTCTACTCCATACACCGTACCAGAGTTTCAG GGAGGCAGTTTTGACCCATGGGGTGGATATGGCTTTGACCAGTGCGAGCAACTCATTAACCATGAGCAAGTCCGTGTCTTCTACAAGAACATGTTTGCTTCTGGCGTTACCATCTTTAACCTATATATG ATTTTCGGAGGCACCAACTGGGGTAACCTGGGGCATCCGGGAGGCTACACCTCATACGACTATGCTGCTGCCATAGCTGAGGATCGTACCGTTTCTCGCGAGAAGTATTCGGAGTTGAAACTGGAAGCCAACTTCCTAAAGGTTTCACCTGGATACCTCACAGCTACACCTGACACTAGCAATAGAACGGGCATCTACAGCCCGAACACGGACATCACTGTAACTGCTCTAGTCAACTATACCCCGGAGGGAGGCTCGTTCTACGTTGTTCGCCACACCGACTATCAGACTCTTGCTTCAACCCCTTACACCCTCTCGCTGCCAACCTCGGCTGGAAATTTGAGTATCCCCATTCTGGGCGGTTTCCTCACTTTGAGCAGACGAGACAGCAAAATACACGTCGCGGATTATTCTGTCGATGACCACAAATTGATCTACTCGACAGCCGAGATCTTTACTTGGAAGAAGTTCAGCGATAGAACGGTGTTAGTGGTGTATGGTGGTGAAGGAGAAACGCACGAGCTTGCAATTGCCGATGAAGTCAAGTGGACATCAACAGGCCCGCCGGTGCAGGTGAAAACGGTCAAGAAGGATGACAAGAAATCGTTCACTGTTGTACAGTGGAAGACGAACTCCGAAAGGAGGATCTTCAAGGCAGGAAATCTGCATATCTACATTTTGG ATCGCAACACTGCATACCACTACTGGGCACCCCAGATCGCCAATTCATTGTCCTCTTTGATTGTAAATGGTGGATACCTCATCAGATCGGCTTCCATCAATGGCACTTCTTTGTCACTCCAAGCCGACTtcaacaccacaaccacactCGAAGTGATCGGCGTGCCCCTTGGTGTTTCCGAGCTCCAAATCAACGGGGAGACCACCGAGTACCGAGTAGACTCCGAGGGCAACTACATCGTTGAAATCGACCACGAGGCCCCATCCTTTTCCTTGCCCGACCTTTCCACGGCCAAATGGTACTACATCGACTCCCTCCCCGAGATCCAACCCGACTATGACGACTCAGCCTGGCCCTCGGCCAACCTCAaatccaccaacaacacctaCGTCGGGCCGCTCAAGACCCCCGTCTCCCTCTACGCCTCTGATTATGGCTTCCACACCGGCGCCCTGCTCTTTCGCGGCCACTTCACTGCCACGGGCGCTGAAACTAAGCTGTTCATCTCCACGATAGGTGGCAGCGCCTTTGGCTCCTCCGTCTGGCTCAACTCCTCTTTTGTGGGCAGCTGGCCCGGTAGCGGCGCGGCTTCGGTGCACAACGACACGTACGACCTTCCCTCCCCGCTCGTCGCAGGGCAGCACTACGTTTTCACTGTGTTGATCGACAATATGGGTCTGGACGAGGACTGGACAGTTGGCGATGACAGCATGAAGTTTCCGCGGGGCATTCTGGACTATTCCCTTACTTCTAATACCAACACCACTTTGCCCAAATCCAGCATAACCTGGAAACTCACCGGCAACTTGGGCGGCGAGCAATACCGCGATAAAGCCCGGGGTCCTCTAAACGAAGGCGGTCTTTTCATTGAACGACAAGGTTACCACCTGCCCTCCCCTCCTagttcctccttctcctcttccaatGCCTCGACCCCCTTCACAGGCCTCTCCTCATCAGGCGTAGCCTTCTACACcacctctttcctcctctccatccctTCCTCGCAGTATGATATTCCCCTCCGCTTGGTTTTTGACAACTCCACCTCTTTGGAGTCAGGACAGGAATACAGAGCCTGGCTCTATGTCAATGGTTTCCAGTACGGACGGTACGTAGGCCACATCGGTCCACAGAGTAGTTTCCCTGTTCCTGAGGGGATATTGAATTATCAAGGAGAGAATTGGGTGGGCTTGGCGGTTTGGGCTAcggggaagaagggcgcACAGGTGCCGGGGTTGAGGGTGGAGGCGGGGACGCCGGTGAGGACGGGGAgaaaggaggtggaggttgtGAATGCGGGAGGGTGGAAAAAGAGGACAGGTGCTTACTGA